In Argiope bruennichi chromosome 4, qqArgBrue1.1, whole genome shotgun sequence, the sequence gtcagGGGACTTTCAATTTCTAATAATGATTAAGATATTcagttacatttatttattaagatttcaatgaaatgatttatatgtAGGTGgcttaatgaattatatttgcttgataattcattaatgaattatcGTTACTTGATCATTCATTAATGAATCTAAGAACTGTATGGGCTCTAAAGATATTATGACACAGAATTTAGACACATAAACTCACTTTAGACACTAAAATATTGCTATATACCATACAAAAGATAAGAACATGTTGCATCTCGATAAACTAGTCTTAAAATTTGGTATTGGTGAGATGCAGTGATATTctgaatataattcaataatattgtaatattaataaaaagtaactttttaaaatttcataataactcTTTACCCAACATCTTTTATTGCCCATGTATTAATATGCACTAGAATGTTTctaaaagtcaataaatttttataaaataaaaaaatataaaaacttattctgattttcttaaaatcatcCTAAATACAATCCACATATTTTGGAAAACATTTCCATACTTTTTTCTCTCAATGTACATAGCTTATAAAATATTCCAgtttatttttggagaaaaatactAAGTAGTTTGTAGCATATGAAAGTCTTCATGCTTTTTATCGAAATTCAAACAGCAGGTGAAATGGTCTGCTAATAAGTATACACACACTATTGTTTAACTCTCTGAATACTAACCTGCCCAACCCCATCAAACAGGTTCTGTACCATTGGGTCAATTTGTATAATGCTAGCAAAGGGTGCAAATTATAATCATCCAAGGCAGATTAGAGGAAGTAATATCTGTAATTGATTTTGATAGTGATTAATTGCTTTTAGACAGTGATAAATTGTTGAATTGATTGATAGTGATTAATTTGTTGAACTACttcaaataataatggaaaaaatatgaacTGATGTTGACTTTtggtaatttaaaatgattttataattcccTGTGCCTGTGTCCCTATAatcgaaatatttgttaataaacttCCACATATTACTTTTCTCAGGTTCCTGTTGCTTTCAGAAGGtaaagattcaaaatttgtttgagCCAACATTTGTTGTGTTAACATTGTTTAGGTgcaataaatatatgaacaaacaTGCTTTGTAAGATAGATAATGTAAATAGTGTGGTATAACATTAGATTCCATcaaataaacttaatataaaacatatttttttaatgaaaaatatttatttttgtacacaaAAAGTATCTCtcacatatttaacaaatatgtgcaaacactttaaatatttcaacattatacagaatcatatattacaaatttaacaaACATGGAcagttcaataaattaaattttacaatagaacACACACATAAAGACGTCAATTCACAAAATAACCTTTtgagatatgtttttaaaaataaaatgagcaatGATTTGTAgcttttttcatgtaaatttttttataagaaactaCTAGTAAAACAGTTTTCTTACCAAATAgatctttcatatattataagtAAACTTCCTTAGATtgagaatatttaaaagttattttaacagaatagttcattaatataaaatactggTACTTAGGAATTTACTGAGTATTTTcaaagtaagtaaaaattttcttaaagttttaattgtATTCAAGTATTGGAAGttggaaaataaagtaaatatttgataCTGGAAAGCACCAAATTACACAAGAATGATCATTCTGTGTATCATTCACACAAAATGATCTTTTATATTGTCAGAAAATTTTCCACAATTCttcaaaacaaactttaaaaacatcttttaacagataaaatttaagtTGTCATAATCAGCATTTAAAccaatgattgaaaatttaatttactcagGAGAAAATGTTTGTgttatttacatcattaaaagttgtattctttaaaaaaaatgtataaatatcacagttttttaattcattccatgaaaaaaaaaatgactaaaggAAAACTATTCAacagaaagcaaaatttgatgcaataactgaataactttttttaagtaatttggaTTCTCtacataagaaaaataacacGAATACTGATATCgagattacttgcttccattaaatcaaatatatatatttttctacaatagttttttaagaaacatttattagcaagtaattttaaatcaacattttaacatattaatttaatatattttaaaacaaaccttaaatatatatatgcaattggCCACTCTATTGAAGATTATACATAAGAAAATAGTCAAAAATAGGACAAAGAGAATACTGCaatacagaaaatagaatttgtattaattatttaatattaattttaaatttagttttaaaattaatatatatttaaaaagttattttaaatatataacattaatttattgaatCATCTCCTAACAATGCATCATCATCATCACCCCTTTTACGACACCAACGAATTACATAATAGGTAACACCTCCAACAAAAAACAACATAAGAGCTGACATTCCAATagtcataaataatataacagcAAGAGACAGTTTGCTGTGAACAGAAACACCAGTTCCAATCATTAAAgacctgaaaaataaaacagattaaagtcAAATCAACTTCCAAATgtatatatatagcaaaaaaataagGATCAATTCAATTGACTATGAACATAAACTTCTTATCTTTGGTTTAAAATCTGATTTGTTTTTGTAcactaaaatagttttatatcagaaaaaagtattaaaaaaattgaacacatcaaactaacataaaaaaagtccaacattttaaaagcttatatttattttttaaaccaaaagtaCTTGGCAATTAcaatagctttattattattaatattaatgataataatgcacattcacatctaaaaaaaatagaaattactttaataaaactaATGAGCACACATTATCACTTTccaaagcaagaaaaaaatgggaaaaaaatctagaaatcaagaagaaaagaaaaaaaaaaagatttagttaTCATGGTTaagtttaaaaagataatttcatttcaagataAAACTGCTAGCCCTCTTacacacaaaaacaaaatataagatattttttgttcaacTATAGAAATTTCTCACTCATATTAAATGCtccaaaatattctatatttaattttatatgctttttaatacacttttcagaaagaagatttcaattaaaattactcataattttaataaaattttaaaatttcattgaaaaaacaaacaaatatgaatattgagtcaaaatatttgttaatctATAATCCAAATAGCATATTGCTAGCAGTAGCAAAGTTCAAAATTATAGTATtagatttatgtaaatttaaagttaccttttatcagataaaaatcaaaatcttctttaatatctttagtggaatattcattaattatgatAGAAATTAAAGGTGAAGACTAAAATTCTGATATACTAAAACACTTATcgacaagaatattttttattcatgagtTGCTAGTTCATTAATTCTTACCTTTCTATGTAAAATTATGAatcattagtttttataaataaatgaaaattgcttaATACAGGGTTGCCATtctaaactggaaaaaaaaaaaaaaatccctgtgttttcccagcacatatattatatatacagggAAATGTGCAAATAACACTCATAAGCTAGTTATAATGCAATGTGactttaaggagtggaaaaagcaaggaaagggagtaacaatttaacattatatgaaaaaataacatattaatatttacattaaaaaaacaatttttctttatttattatctagaatttagcaagacaaaatttatatattaaaatgcggGGGGATAAATTGCCTCTCTTGCTCtttaagtcacacaaaattaaggacttggGTGAAACAaagcacaaaacatttttgttatcatgatacaaatcatttaatgattacttaacaaaaaaacattacaaagcaagattttttttatttatttatttattcatttttgccaattcatgtatttgggcattaatttctgcagatttttcagccatgAGTTTCATGGCGATAATCCTTAACAAATAAGGTATGACATTTTTGTGCGgcctaacatacattttttagctatttcactttcagtgaacacATGTGAAAGTATTTCTGATATattattgaatgcattaaaagaCAAATGTGatgcaataagttttaatgcccatgaaaatttagctttaaattattgctctttaattaaaaaatttgaaaccagtttattttcagacattaaatttgatgttttcagaTTTCACATATCATCTATTCCTGTATTTCTTTTAGATACTAAGTTCAACATCTATGATGACTCTTTTAAACTGGCAAGCAATCTTGCATGCTTTTTTCTTTTGGCATGACTTGTAAgtgcctgttttcccatattatttAGGTTTATTACCTTCTTACAAAGTGAGCAGTATGCAACAAATGCATTTTGTGGAGCTTCTCAAACCCAAATTCTCAATTCTTCCAAATCCTCAAACCCAAATTGCAAATTTCCAAACCGAGCTTCTCAAATCAggattgatattttttgtttgtccAAATTGTATTAATTGTGGATTCTGAGCAGCACAAAATCCGCATTAGCTGCAATCcgtcttaacaaaaaaaatctctaatccACTTTAAATAAGCtgacagtttctcaaataataaacagaacattCTGTAAACACAAGCATGGTAAACTAAACACACTGCATTGCTTTCACTGATTGAATGTTCTGGCcaaagaaatatattgtattttttcacaCAGTTACAGAAATCTCGTGCATGCTCATTAACTGCAATTTGGAAATCTcgtggaaaaagaaaagaaaagaactgtCAAAACTAAACTAGAAACTAGACTGATCtacacaggaaaaaaaaaaaaaaaaaaaggagaaagagtAGGAAAGGGCGAGTTTATGCATTACACAATAGCTAATGgtaatgtttcatttttggaaaCTGTGACGATGATCTtctattcttgcaatctttagagatcaGCATTTTCTAGatgggaaaagaaaaagaaaaaaattcttaagaaacttAAAACTCCCTGTATTTTCCtgggttttataaaaaatttcaaatttctctgcCTTTTCTgtcgatttttaaatattctgtgttTTCCCGGCTGTCCTGGTGCCATGGCAATCCtgttaatattctaaattcacacagaaaaaatacaatttaaatttgcaTGCCAAGGCGTatggggataaaaaaaaaaagattaatttatcttttgCCAATGACAATGATCAGATCAGTGCTGGTAACTAATTCCTTTTATTAGACATATCTTCATCGGCATAACTTCTTTTCACATCTTTCATAACAATCATAggaaaagtgtaatattttttaacaatatattgaaGAGATGGATGAAATGATGAAATCTACtatgaataagataaaaatatggatgaaatgaatcaaagaagattaattagaaatgaagCCAATAGACCTAGGTGAACCAGAGAATGTTCAGGTCAAActcaaaacagataaaaatagaTCATGCTAATTTACAAACTGAAATTTAACATCACGGGAAATAATTATGACAATattgttaaggatttttatcaaCATGTATGTACAGCATGTACatgaagaagttttaaatatatatgatgctGAAATCCAAATCCATTCTTTTTCTATAATGAACACAGTATATtgtctcaaaatatatattttttaattccaaagagAAAACATTAGAGAATAAATGCTCTGTAaggaatcaatttttaaaaatcttccctGAGACAgaaattcaaaagcaaatttgTCATTGATGATTTTTATGgcaacttatattattttttgaataccaaactatttcaaaataaaagaaagctattgctgtattttagaagaaattttatttgacatgTAACTAAGAAAAGTTAATGATGAAAATGATGcaggatttaaatttaaaaataatgttgtcttaataagtaatataaattatttattttttagttcaatataAGTACTTTAATTCAATCTAAcactaagtttaaaaaatttttctttttcatcaaataagaaaaaaataatatgaattttattatggagaaaaatatctatattttatcatatattattaaacaaatataagattacattaaattaattatttcagtagCAGGATAAGTTAGTTATCTTAGCTAGTAATGAATGAATCAATTCAAGGGAAACCatactattttaattagtttgaaaTCACTCtccttgtttgtttgtttgttttttgtacaTATTAAATGAGCTCTTAACACACAAATAAAATAGGATTTGattcatcagaaaaatattaatttcattccatAGAACCACTATGtcagaaacaaaaaattttattatgagatttattatgttatatatatatatatatatatatatatatatatatatatatatatatatatatatatatatatatatatatatatatatatatataatattaatgaacaattattaaataatatgataaattagaaattctGCATTAGTACCAATGAAACATTTCAATACATCTTGGATTATGAAATAGAAACAAGACACCTTTTAATTGACAAGttgttttgtttcttatattattttttttacttacaattaGCATTTTAAAGTCCTAGgaaagtcttaatttttttttatttcactactatgatcagaaaatttcttttatttaaaaaaacttccaaagcACTaccaaaaaaaatacatatccaataaaaaagaataatagacTATTAACCTCATTAAAGtcccaaataaaatataatgttaaataagcTGTAATACAAGTTCTAGCAGTTATACATTACTAATTGAACATTAATGCTATAGCTACAAATATAATAGTTACATACCATGCAACATATTTAGTTTTAGGGTAAAAGCCGTCTCCTACTGTTCCAAAAGTAATATTGAAAGCATTTATCACTATATTCTtttggtcattaaaaaatgattctgcTATACTTTGTACTGTAGTAGTAGGGAGAGATGAGCATTTGGAAGTTAGTTGTGCATCAGACGAATTGGCTGTACTTGGTTCTTTGCTAGTGTATGCTACTGGTTTCCAAGAAAGAAAAGAACCCTTTTCATTATCCTCTTTGGAGCATGGTGATAAAATATCAATgtcctaaaaaaaatatatcattaaatataaatttacaatataatcAATTTATACATTCCATTAATCcaacaaaatgaaaagtttattcattttatatgaatagcttaataaaattatattcagaatttcaagaattttataacaaaaccattatgttgaattttatgaataagagATAAAAGCAGCAGTGCCATctcaaaaaactcatttttacaaCATCTTCAAATCAGCAATTAATCccatttgattttatttagaaGACATTAAACACCAATGGgtaaaaaatggaagtaaaaacaaatcaagaatatttttttttaagattagttaaaaaaaattaatataagagaataaaaaaatacatattttacataGCCATGCATTACCCAAGAAAGTATTGAAGTTAGTctgtgaaaatatataattcaacagCAGTATTGTATAatgatagaaatcagcaaatttttagttaaaatttaactaattgctgaaataattatttaaacaagcattaaattttcaacaatttaaaaaataatgtttcataaataaaatcataattaaataaattagtacaattttaattttcttacttagACACTCACTTTATTTCCTCATCGTATAtgcattttcaacaattttgaaaaaaagttcaatGCCAGAATAGCaaagatatagatataaatatagacCTATATTAGACAGACATATTAGATATAGAAATAcagaagaattgaaaataaatatagcaaaattaaatgaatgaaaactttttcaaaaaaaaaaatgcctaaaattaATGATGTGTagtataaatgacaaaaaagtatTTGTGATCTAATTCTGTAATATTATAATCAGatttctgtaatataaatttcatatttaatgatatttcatcTGTTtctattctttacaaaaatataacatttttcacaaaaaaaaaaaaaaattaagaaaaaatgtgtttgtatatttgaaagaaatatcagttctataaattttaagtatctgATCGTCATTAACTGACTTCATTGAAGTATAGATTTAAAAGCCAGTTTTATACCTAGATTCCTACATAGTAATTCATGAAATGAATAAGGATGTCAAAGGTGTTATTAACCTTTGTCGTCCGTAATGCATCTAACGcattcaagtgaaacttctgcagggcaGCCATAATGAGCTTCAAgcattctacattttaaaacttttaaatgtttaaaacactttgtaaatgtttacttgtttgaatttttatttttgctctaaTGTGGCAAAAAACAGAGGACTGCTGGGGAGAAATTTTCGCAGACAGGAGAGAGTGGTGAAAGggttaaaagcaaaataataaattaacacaggaattctttttttatatatagaaaagttAGGGAGGTATCTTAAGAACAAATGTAAATTCTAACATATTATATACAAAGCTATGCCACTATATACTTTATGAgggtgaatatttttttctcttttcattagCATGTTAATGTCTTTGAcactattttcaaaatactttaaataattatttttacaaagataaaTACTAATACcatgtaaataaaatcaattttccatAAAGcagtctaattttaaattaatttatacttcaaAGCAAAACAAACGAGAAAACATACACAGAATACTTACTGAAAATATGCCTGGAGAAAATTCATCACTGATTAAGGTATTAACAACCTCCTTGCAATCTAAATTAGAGCAAGTTTGACTCAAAGGtgaaaatagtttcatttcaaaCCCATAGCGAATCCTTGAGGAATTTGATGAATATAAATTAtccaattcaattttgatttgcGAAGAATTGccagtaaaaattaaatgtggAAATTCAGGAGCAAGTTCTTCATCCCCAGTAACAGAAAACTGCaagatataatttacttttttggtTAAAGTTTTATACAATTCCATccaagatataaatatataaaatcatactATTTCATGAATATacttaattatactaatttaatgaAATGCTAAATGAATATGTATTAAAGTTATATTGATATACATtactaaagataaaaaatatccaaaaattattaaaagcaatattacgatttatcatattttactaatcatttttcccattatttatactgtctcattttatatataaaaatggtaATGAGCTTCATTTCATACcaccttattaaaaattaagaaaataaagctcgtttgatattcattaatttttatttagttattaacaataatttggttattaataataaataataaaacacaaaGATTTAGTGctgtttttaaagtttatcaaCATAGTTAACTCATATAATCAATGCTTCAATGAAAGTAGTTGATTTGCTTCTTAcacatgctttttttattattattaaccttACAACTACTATTCCTCTTGCCTTTGAATTTAAACTTAAACCTCCAAACTTAAAGAACTAAATATAAACgtgcaaacaaatttttaatacacttaattatataattaattgtgtgtgtgtgtgtgtctgtgtgcgTGCCTGTGTGTTAGGgactgggatagcctggttggtagattGGTCCCTTCGATCCGCGTCCCTTGGTTGCCAGTTCGACCCCTGCCAGCCAAAGATTTCCTgcatgcttggtggctgacgtGCGTATAAATgtgttgtggtcacaaagtcctccttgtcgagagtaataccactgggagtactggatcagggggtgatcattctctgattcaggtctaaattaggatctgtgaatgagtgaatgaagtccgccccataaaaaggcTTGGgacatgtgtgtagctaagtcgttctcttggccctagatgacgctactataaaaacaagagacacttccccaccggcttaaaattgctgtcttcgtaacagtgggcttttTCATGGCaattgccataagaaacaacCACAAAAGTgtttagattaattataaaaacataccaGATATACCAGAACATACTGAAATATACAAATAGGAACTCATGCAAATACACAATTAGtacaagaaaaatcaaaaatgaactaATACAGATATAACCtatcaaaatatgattattacacaatgttacaaatattaatatacaacattgttacaaaaaatattagatacaCTCAAGTGCCTCTCAGAAAATAAACTTTGTGAAAAGATTCAGTTTCACACAGTTTCTTGCATATTATTGAACATATGtgtcaagaaatatttaaaaatataaacataccacagcacatttattttcattcattgctCTCACACACTCAGTGTATGTCTGCTACTTAAATATTGACGTAATACTCTATCGTTCTTTTAATATCTATAGTTAGAATAGCACTCAgtacattttagataaaaactgATATAGGCTCTCACaatgcattacaaaataaaaccgATTCGTTTATGTGTTTTTTGGCTTATACTTTTGTATACTAGACGCCTTTTAAATCTCACTcagtatatttttacaaacatgttGATATGCATATATTTGATGCTTTCAAATATTCACATACCTCTATTTCTAATAAacctttatcagaaaatatttcatcatcacTAAATGCATTCAGTTTGATAGACGCAGCACGATCGGAACATGAAAGATTTTTAGCAGTCACTTTGCTCCATTGAAAATCTACAAGATCCAGGCTTTCTATTTTGCTTGTATCTGGTATTTCGTCTGTATCCTTCTCGTATGAGAATTGCCAAAACTGTGATAAATAATCAGAGGAAAAAAACCAAAAGTcacttttaaaaaacttaaaattttat encodes:
- the LOC129966668 gene encoding glycosylated lysosomal membrane protein-like, whose amino-acid sequence is MKTFFDYMHLAVLTALIACVCGTKRHINCAIYELPDSGNKSLSVIHIRADSSEDSVHYLWSSFNLPSVIVARTATNTNVSVDIEKLKTFQSGAITFNTSLLAFKGLTISKFWQFSYEKDTDEIPDTSKIESLDLVDFQWSKVTAKNLSCSDRAASIKLNAFSDDEIFSDKGLLEIEFSVTGDEELAPEFPHLIFTGNSSQIKIELDNLYSSNSSRIRYGFEMKLFSPLSQTCSNLDCKEVVNTLISDEFSPGIFSDIDILSPCSKEDNEKGSFLSWKPVAYTSKEPSTANSSDAQLTSKCSSLPTTTVQSIAESFFNDQKNIVINAFNITFGTVGDGFYPKTKYVAWSLMIGTGVSVHSKLSLAVILFMTIGMSALMLFFVGGVTYYVIRWCRKRGDDDDALLGDDSIN